The Flavobacterium sp. N2270 genome contains the following window.
TTGGTAATAAAGGAATAAGTATTTTTTTAATAGATACAAATCTTAAAGGTGTTTCTGCTACTAAGTTAGATAAGTTAGGATGGAGAGCTTCTGATACTGCGGAAATAGCTTTTGATAATGTTGAAATCCCGGTTGAAAATCTTATGGGTGAAGAAGGGAAAGGCTTTCCTTATATAATGCAGCATTTCGCTTTAGAAAGATTAATAATGGCTATTAATGCTCATGCAAGAGCAGAATATGCTATAAATTATACTATAGATTATATGTCGCAAAGAGAAGCTTTTGGTAAAACAATTAATAAGTTTCAAGCTTTAAGACATAAAATGGTTGAACATGCAACAGACGTAGAGCATTGTAAAGTTTTTAACTATGCTGCAGTAGCTCGTTTAGATAAAGGAGAATATGTTGTTAAGGAAGCAACTATGGCTAAACTGAAATCAACTAAAGTTGCTGATGAAACCATTTATAGTTGTTTGCAGTTTTTAGGAGGTTATGGTTATATGGAAGAATATCCATTAGCACGATTGTCTAGAGATAGCCGCTTAGGACCAATTGGAGGAGGGACATCAGAAATTTTAAAGGAAATTTTATCAAAAATGATAATAGATAATCAAGATTATAAACCTGCTGTAAAGTAGTTAATAATTTAAAAAGCATATAATAAATAAAAAAGTCAAGATATAGGTAATTATATCTTGACTTTTTTTAAGCCGATGCAGTTGTCGTCCATGTCTTTTATTAAAATATAAAGGACGTTGTTTCCATTTGAGCTAGAGGCGTCAGTTTTAGTTCAAAAATAAAATCTATTAAAATAATTAAGAAATCATAACTTATAATTCATAATTAT
Protein-coding sequences here:
- a CDS encoding acyl-CoA dehydrogenase family protein, encoding MSIYFTEEHEMFRASFRDFLQKEVVPHIEKWEKTGTIERFIWKKFGEMGFFGIRYPEAYGGMNLDLFYTVIFLEELQKINSAGFAAAMWAHSYLAMTHLNAEGDDRIKQDYLAPSISGDKIGALCITEPFGGSDVAGMRTIAEKKGDKYIINGSKTFITNGVYADYYVVAAKTNVELGNKGISIFLIDTNLKGVSATKLDKLGWRASDTAEIAFDNVEIPVENLMGEEGKGFPYIMQHFALERLIMAINAHARAEYAINYTIDYMSQREAFGKTINKFQALRHKMVEHATDVEHCKVFNYAAVARLDKGEYVVKEATMAKLKSTKVADETIYSCLQFLGGYGYMEEYPLARLSRDSRLGPIGGGTSEILKEILSKMIIDNQDYKPAVK